A single genomic interval of Candidatus Anstonellales archaeon harbors:
- a CDS encoding energy-coupling factor transporter transmembrane component T, whose amino-acid sequence MLIHYVEGASIVHSLAPELKMSFLLLFLFLALIIPLEYSWILLLVLFGSYYLANISLIDVCKKNWLILAVGLIPLLGRALFQRGELELFMGVNIPLGLYLGIMNFMYVVFISFFSLLFVYTTKPHQLQKALLFLRVPKKIVLMFIIALHYIPYFQRRIERIRIAHEIRGGKDVFSLLIPLISNVFLEARKLSIALEIRGFESESD is encoded by the coding sequence ATGTTAATACATTACGTTGAGGGGGCCTCTATTGTGCATTCTTTGGCTCCAGAGTTGAAAATGTCTTTTTTGTTGTTGTTTCTTTTTCTTGCGCTTATAATCCCTCTTGAGTATTCCTGGATTCTTCTCTTAGTACTGTTTGGAAGCTATTATTTGGCGAATATATCCTTAATTGATGTTTGCAAAAAAAATTGGTTGATATTGGCAGTTGGATTAATTCCGCTATTGGGTAGGGCGCTTTTTCAAAGAGGAGAGTTAGAGTTATTTATGGGGGTTAACATTCCTCTTGGGCTTTATCTTGGAATTATGAATTTTATGTATGTTGTATTCATTAGTTTTTTTTCACTTTTGTTTGTGTATACCACCAAACCCCATCAATTGCAGAAAGCATTATTGTTTCTTCGAGTGCCAAAGAAGATTGTGTTGATGTTCATAATAGCACTTCATTATATCCCGTATTTTCAAAGGAGAATTGAGCGAATAAGGATTGCCCATGAGATTAGGGGGGGCAAGGATGTGTTTTCTCTTCTTATTCCACTCATTTCGAATGTATTTTTGGAAGCGAGAAAGCTGAGCATAGCACTGGAAATAAGAGGATTTGAAAGCGAGAGTGACTAG
- a CDS encoding CBS domain-containing protein, giving the protein MRDVLKVGECMTVGVITLPGNKTAFDAAKLLKKTQVGSIIVTKDKKADGIVTERDIIYKVVSAGLDPKKTLLKKIMTCPLKVIDTEKSIEDAALAMKRYKIKRLPVIDKKKRLVGIITEGDLLRVYPGMTTILVEKARMGEIEPQERIRKWVSKDIYSDYEYKEERDV; this is encoded by the coding sequence ATGAGGGATGTACTAAAAGTAGGAGAATGTATGACCGTCGGAGTGATTACACTACCCGGGAATAAAACCGCCTTTGACGCAGCAAAGCTACTTAAAAAAACACAGGTAGGGTCGATAATTGTAACGAAGGATAAGAAAGCGGACGGTATTGTAACTGAAAGAGATATAATATATAAGGTGGTTTCTGCGGGGTTAGATCCAAAAAAAACACTATTAAAAAAAATTATGACCTGCCCTCTAAAAGTTATAGACACTGAAAAATCTATTGAGGATGCCGCACTTGCAATGAAAAGATATAAGATAAAACGATTGCCGGTTATTGACAAAAAAAAGCGGCTGGTAGGCATAATAACTGAGGGGGATCTTCTGCGTGTTTATCCAGGAATGACTACGATCTTAGTGGAAAAGGCACGTATGGGGGAAATTGAGCCTCAGGAAAGAATAAGAAAATGGGTTAGTAAGGATATATACTCCGATTATGAATATAAAGAAGAAAGAGACGTATAA
- the hjc gene encoding Holliday junction resolvase Hjc: protein MTPSSRKGSRSERELINYFSQKGFSVIRAAGSGANSLSPDLLAFKAGKQYAIECKAHEGKYLHIQRKQFLLLKSWEENTGITTYIAWRVSRAGWFFLFPSYFRENKDSYSISFAEAERLGKRKEELV, encoded by the coding sequence ATGACACCGTCTTCGCGCAAAGGTTCACGCTCTGAACGAGAACTAATTAACTATTTTTCTCAAAAAGGCTTTTCGGTAATTCGAGCCGCAGGAAGCGGTGCTAATTCACTCTCACCCGACCTCCTCGCATTCAAAGCAGGCAAACAATACGCTATAGAATGCAAAGCTCATGAAGGAAAATACCTCCACATCCAGCGCAAGCAGTTTCTCCTCCTAAAAAGTTGGGAAGAGAACACGGGTATAACTACCTATATTGCTTGGCGAGTGTCACGGGCAGGATGGTTTTTTCTCTTTCCCAGCTATTTTCGCGAAAACAAGGATTCGTATTCCATCTCTTTTGCAGAGGCAGAGAGACTTGGAAAAAGAAAAGAAGAACTGGTCTAG
- a CDS encoding ABC transporter ATP-binding protein: MEIIRVSRLSFAYPSTDKILKGVNLRVKEGELVGLIGEVGSGKTTLLSCINGVIPKLVKGKIEGEVEVLGKDPIKEGARKMSSLISTVLQSPDDQLFLTSVYDEVAFSLRNRGIDEEETRRRVDEALSRVGIIELKEKNPIELSLGQKQKVILACALAMKNKIMVLDEPCSCLGRKGKERTFKILREECEEGRTAIVAEHDIKILEKNADRIFLLHNGRIKVLRG; this comes from the coding sequence ATGGAAATAATTAGAGTAAGTAGACTATCCTTTGCTTATCCGTCCACCGACAAGATCCTAAAGGGAGTAAATTTGAGAGTGAAGGAGGGAGAGCTAGTTGGATTAATCGGAGAGGTTGGAAGCGGAAAAACAACGCTCTTAAGTTGTATAAATGGTGTTATACCGAAGCTTGTAAAGGGAAAAATTGAAGGCGAAGTGGAAGTTCTGGGGAAGGATCCAATAAAAGAGGGTGCAAGAAAGATGAGTTCTCTAATCTCGACTGTTTTACAATCCCCCGATGACCAGTTATTTTTGACAAGTGTCTATGACGAAGTTGCGTTTTCGTTGAGAAATCGCGGTATTGATGAAGAGGAAACGAGAAGAAGAGTAGATGAAGCACTTTCTAGGGTTGGAATAATAGAACTGAAAGAAAAAAATCCTATAGAGCTTTCGCTTGGACAGAAGCAAAAGGTTATTCTTGCTTGTGCTCTTGCTATGAAAAATAAGATTATGGTTTTGGATGAGCCATGCTCATGCCTTGGAAGAAAAGGAAAGGAAAGAACGTTCAAAATCCTTAGGGAAGAATGCGAAGAAGGGAGGACCGCAATTGTTGCGGAGCATGACATAAAAATTCTTGAAAAGAATGCGGATAGGATATTTCTCCTACATAATGGAAGGATAAAAGTTCTGAGAGGATGA